In Juglans regia cultivar Chandler chromosome 13, Walnut 2.0, whole genome shotgun sequence, the following proteins share a genomic window:
- the LOC118344240 gene encoding uncharacterized protein LOC118344240: protein MAAAAINGGRRPFVDLVSVVPQPLPDMSVAFRLPKPSLDAIRAFIHKRWNLDGVPVVSNMRHPRNVFIRMISEEDCNKALSREVNDIDGIPYRPFHWTPEFKEEEEPSLVPVWIVLPGLPPNYYHESFLKILTAPIGRFIRSDNSTRCVTRTDGARICVEMDVAKTPLLSFWIGMPGLGTSRKQEIVYETLPAFCSKCHIQGHNLKTCRAGKKNVGSNVWVRQKDPIVEEPTDKNNIPVLETTNIPVLEHTEVESKEPAEEDRVLVVQTDNLDHLELEPEKDQEDNLEIPEIAEEMIPRIMNGHLACANRLTETELETDMREGEVIPSSAEKEVYDGPAEEVCLEDGSMSDPEPEKCAEVFLQEKEYHSAAEDEVVKRKYQKRQFEKIRSSRRSVVKIHSFMRLLKFDEAISNETDGGKIWVFWKNELDVQVVRMSSQFVSLCITEGSNHFLGNFIYAKCNRLERQLLWEELNLDRMGGEPCFFAGDFNVIRSDIERCGGRPRNRVAIDEFNKWIHQGGLLEMNSQGGKFTWCNGQQGLSRAWAKLDRVLLDANFLSLFPTAHCLYLPRTTSDHCPMVIEFLSDPFSYGPPPFRFQQMWVEHPDFMTLVQKVWYESVIGSGLFKLATKLKKLKVALRVWNKSVFGRTNTQIAILEDKIENLENLLQRGWDDDIERELVRTSNELSSWRIRENIRLAQMAKIKWRMGGDRNTKFFHVWLSNKKHRKIHQLRTSNGLEFNSPEAIHLGAVDYFSDFLQRSNPVREVPDLSSLISSVINDEDCVRLCGIPSLVEVKEALSTIPINSSPGALK, encoded by the exons ATGGCTGCTGCTGCTATCAACGGAGGTCGGCGTCCCTTCGTGGATCTAGTATCGGTGGTTCCTCAACCTCTTCCAGATATGTCTGTGGCTTTTCGTCTGCCGAA ACCATCATTGGATGCCATTCGGGCCTTCATTCATAAGCGATGGAATCTTGATGGAGTTCCAGTCGTCTCCAACATGCGGCATCCTCGGAATGTTTTTATTCGAATGATTTCAGAAGAGGATTGCAATAAGGCTCTGTCTCGTGAAGTCAATGATATCGATGGAATTCCTTACCGTCCATTCCACTGGACTCCagaatttaaagaagaagaagaaccttcGCTTGTTCCGGTGTGGATTGTACTTCCAGGTTTGCCTCCAAATTACTATCATGAATCTTTCCTTAAAATTCTTACTGCACCTATTGGTAGATTTATTAGAAGTGATAACTCTACTCGTTGTGTTACTCGGACTGATGGTGCTCGCATCTGTGTTGAAATGGATGTTGCTAAGACACCGTTACtttctttttggattggaaTGCCTGGTTTGGGAACTAGCAGAAAGcaagaaattgtttatgaaaCGTTGCCAGCGTTCTGTTCTAAATGCCATATACAGGGACATAATTTAAAGACTTGCCGtgctgggaaaaaaaatgtaggaagTAATGTGTGGGTTCGGCAAAAAGATCCGATCGTGGAGGAGCCGACGGATAAGAATAATATTCCAGTTCTTGAAACTACTAATATTCCAGTTCTTGAACATACAGAGGTTGAGTCAAAAGAACCAGCTGAGGAGGATCGGGTGTTAGTTGTTCAAACGGATAATCTTGATCATTTGGAGTTGGAACCGGAAAAGGATCAAGAGGATAATCTTGAGATTCCGGAAATTGCGGAAGAGATGATTCCAAGAATTATGAACGGACATTTGGCTTGTGCGAACCGTTTGACGGAAACAGAATTAGAAACAGATAtgagggagggagaagttattcCTAGTTCTGCAGAAAAAGAAGTATATGATGGACCTGCGGAAGAGGTATGTCTGGAAGATGGCTCGATGTCTGATCCGGAGCCTGAGAAATGTGCGGAAGTTTTTTTGCAGGAGAAGGAATATCACTCGGCTGCTGAAGATGAAGTTGTTAAGCGTAAATATCAAAAGAGGCAGTTTGAGAAGATCCGTAGTTCTAGGCGG AGTGTGGTTAAAATCCATAGTTTCATGCGGTTATTGAAATTTGATGAGGCGATATCAAATGAGACTGATGGTGGTAAAATctgggtgttttggaaaaatgaattgGATGTGCAGGTGGTTCGCATGAGTTCGCAGTTTGTATCATTATGCATTACCGAAGGAAGTAATCATTTcttgggtaattttatttatgcaaagtgtaataGGCTTGAACGACAGCTGCTTTGGGAGGAGTTGAATTTGGATAGAATGGGTGGGGAGCCGTGTTTCTTTGCTGGGGATTTCAATGTAATTCGGTCGGATATTGAGAGGTGTGGTGGGCGTCCGAGGAATAGAGTTGCaattgatgagtttaataaatgGATTCATCAGGGTGGGTTGTTGGAAATGAATTCACAAGGTGGTAagtttacatggtgtaatggtcagcaaGGTTTATCTAGAGCTTGGGCAAAGCTGGATAGAGTTTTACTTGATGcaaattttctttctctttttccgaCTGCTCATTGTTTGTATCTTCCTAGGACTACATCGGACCATTGTCCTATGGTTATAGAATTTTTAagtgatcctttctcttatggtccACCTCCATTTcgttttcagcaaatgtgggttgagcatccGGATTTTATGACTCTTGTTCAAAAGGTTTGGTATGAATCGGTTATTGGTTCGGGGCTGTTTAAATTAGCCactaaacttaaaaaacttaAGGTGGCGTTGCGTGTATGGAACAAGAGTGTATTTGGGAGAACTAATACTCAGATTGCTATTCTTGAAGATAAGATTGAGAATCTGGAAAATTTGTTGCAGAGAGGTTgggatgatgatattgaaaGGGAATTAGTAAGGACTTCTAATGAGTTGTCTTCTTGGAGGATTAGGGAGAATATTAGATTGGCACAAATGGCTAAAATTAAGTGGAGAATGGGTGGTGAtaggaatacaaaattttttcatgtgtggttATCTAATAAAAAGCATAGGAAAATTCATCAGTTAAGAACCTCGAATGGGTTGGAGTTTAATTCTCCGGAAGCAATTCATCTTGGAgctgttgattatttttctgattttcttcaAAGATCTAATCCGGTTAGGGAGGTGCCTGATTTATCTAGTTTAATTTCATCGGTTATTAATGATGAGGATTGTGTCCGGCTTTGTGGGATCCCTTCGTTGGTTGAAGTGAAAGAGGCTCTATCAActattcctattaatagttctccgg GTGCCctcaaatga